The following coding sequences are from one Limnobacter sp. SAORIC-580 window:
- a CDS encoding UDP-2,3-diacylglucosamine diphosphatase, producing MIEIPQQGAAFFASDLHLSEDTPKTLEAFENWLASVAQDNTLIFLLGDLFEVWYGDDHSDSTSKRVAQAVQSAKSVGATLYFMHGNRDFLLGDQFAEAAGFEILPDPEFLLVNHEVVLITHGDQLCTDDKAYQKFRLQSRDEKWQKNFLALPLQQRIEMAKAIRSESKIHKANSAMSIMDANLQAVAESFKGKWPDGYYIGKSDVILHGHTHRCAIHHTLNSPAPTTPESTQGQLQKGQRIVLPDWDFDEPEKNRPKGGFLKLQSSGEFSLTLFN from the coding sequence TTGATTGAAATTCCGCAACAAGGTGCTGCATTCTTTGCCTCCGACCTGCATCTTTCTGAAGACACGCCCAAAACACTGGAAGCCTTCGAAAACTGGTTGGCCAGTGTAGCCCAGGACAATACCCTCATCTTTCTGCTCGGTGACCTGTTCGAAGTCTGGTACGGAGACGACCACAGCGACAGCACCAGCAAGCGAGTTGCCCAAGCGGTTCAAAGTGCAAAATCTGTCGGCGCCACGCTGTATTTCATGCATGGCAACCGCGACTTCCTGCTCGGTGACCAATTTGCCGAAGCTGCTGGGTTTGAAATTCTGCCAGATCCAGAATTTTTGCTGGTCAACCACGAGGTGGTGCTGATTACGCACGGCGATCAACTTTGCACTGACGACAAGGCCTACCAAAAATTCAGGCTTCAAAGCCGGGATGAGAAATGGCAAAAAAACTTTCTGGCACTGCCCCTGCAGCAACGCATTGAAATGGCCAAAGCCATTCGCAGCGAAAGCAAAATACACAAAGCCAACAGCGCCATGAGCATCATGGACGCCAACCTGCAAGCTGTGGCTGAATCATTCAAAGGCAAATGGCCCGATGGCTATTACATCGGCAAAAGCGATGTGATTTTGCATGGGCACACACACCGCTGTGCCATACACCACACTTTGAACAGCCCAGCCCCCACCACCCCCGAATCAACCCAAGGGCAGCTGCAAAAAGGCCAGCGCATTGTGTTGCCGGACTGGGATTTTGATGAACCAGAAAAAAACCGCCCAAAGGGCGGTTTCTTGAAGCTACAAAGCAGCGGGGAATTCAGTCTGACCCTGTTCAACTAG
- a CDS encoding peptidylprolyl isomerase, protein MVKLKTNFGDITIALDAEKAPATVANFLEYAKSGFYTNTIFHRVISGFMVQGGGFEPGMKQKPTKDPVKNEADNGLKNEKYTLAMARTNDPHSATAQFFINVENNEFLNFKSPTPQGWGYCVFGKVTEGKEVVDKIVGVKTGSKGFHQDVPLEDVVIQGVEIL, encoded by the coding sequence ATGGTTAAACTAAAAACAAATTTTGGCGACATTACGATCGCCCTGGACGCTGAAAAAGCACCCGCCACTGTGGCGAACTTTCTGGAATACGCGAAAAGCGGCTTTTACACCAACACAATTTTTCACCGTGTCATCAGCGGCTTCATGGTTCAAGGCGGTGGTTTCGAGCCAGGCATGAAACAAAAGCCCACCAAAGACCCCGTAAAAAACGAGGCTGACAACGGCTTGAAAAATGAGAAATACACCCTTGCCATGGCTCGTACCAACGATCCACATTCGGCCACTGCCCAGTTTTTCATCAACGTAGAAAACAATGAATTCCTGAACTTCAAAAGCCCAACACCACAAGGCTGGGGTTACTGCGTATTCGGCAAAGTCACTGAAGGCAAAGAAGTTGTAGACAAAATTGTAGGCGTAAAAACCGGCTCGAAAGGCTTTCACCAAGACGTGCCACTGGAAGACGTGGTGATTCAGGGTGTTGAAATACTCTAA
- a CDS encoding L,D-transpeptidase family protein: MSKGLRLVAPLVFWAFTAAPTFVKSGSEESFDLAAYSSPEPKKGSLASKLFESASYQPVIDTAVEEIYLALSNHELNKALELTDRLLSEFPNFYLGHMLKGDILSLKAGRPLTKIGDMPDVPKGKQEELTELREEAIARFKAVKDRPQRDLLPAELVELNDDQRYVILIDTTRSRLFLYENAFPQPRLVTDFYVSQGKMGAVKVREGDKRTPIGVYTITELLPKEKLTDFYGPIALPIDYPNAWDKRLGKTGYGIWLHGMPKHYVSRPPKASDGCVVLANQDLLALKKFVDIGSTQVVISERLDFVPIDVWQSHRKAALRMVDTWKKDLEKGFSKGIYHYASDVKIDGQGLIEWQKNQQISNKSFGKISIDDLTVMRYPSDKDMMLVSFRQEDKLSGEIRKQQYWMKVGTRWQIVQEDTFKL; this comes from the coding sequence ATGTCCAAAGGGTTGCGCTTGGTCGCCCCCCTGGTGTTTTGGGCATTCACGGCGGCCCCCACTTTTGTGAAATCTGGCTCCGAGGAATCATTCGACCTTGCGGCCTACAGCAGCCCGGAACCCAAAAAGGGTTCACTGGCCAGCAAGTTGTTTGAGTCAGCCAGCTACCAACCGGTAATCGATACAGCAGTCGAAGAAATTTATCTGGCGCTGAGCAATCATGAACTGAACAAAGCGCTTGAATTGACCGATCGCTTGTTGAGTGAATTCCCCAATTTTTACCTGGGTCACATGCTCAAGGGCGATATTCTGTCGCTGAAAGCGGGGCGCCCCCTGACCAAAATTGGGGACATGCCCGATGTGCCCAAAGGCAAACAGGAAGAACTGACAGAATTGCGCGAAGAAGCAATCGCGCGCTTCAAGGCGGTGAAAGACCGCCCGCAACGGGACCTGCTACCTGCTGAGCTGGTTGAATTGAACGACGATCAGCGTTATGTGATTTTGATAGACACCACGCGTTCACGACTGTTCCTGTATGAAAATGCATTTCCGCAACCCCGCCTCGTTACTGACTTTTACGTATCCCAAGGCAAAATGGGCGCAGTGAAAGTACGTGAGGGTGACAAGCGCACACCCATTGGCGTGTACACCATCACTGAACTGCTGCCCAAAGAAAAACTGACTGACTTCTACGGCCCCATCGCCCTGCCTATCGACTACCCGAACGCTTGGGACAAGCGCCTTGGAAAAACAGGCTATGGCATTTGGTTGCATGGCATGCCAAAGCATTACGTAAGCCGCCCCCCCAAGGCCAGCGATGGCTGTGTGGTACTGGCCAACCAGGATTTGCTTGCCTTGAAAAAATTTGTTGACATCGGCAGCACGCAGGTCGTAATCAGCGAAAGGCTAGACTTCGTGCCAATTGATGTGTGGCAGAGCCACCGCAAAGCAGCCCTGCGAATGGTGGACACCTGGAAGAAAGATCTTGAAAAAGGCTTCTCGAAAGGAATTTATCATTACGCAAGCGACGTCAAAATTGACGGGCAAGGTCTCATCGAGTGGCAAAAAAACCAGCAAATCAGCAACAAGTCATTCGGGAAAATTTCCATCGATGACCTCACTGTCATGCGATACCCCAGCGACAAAGACATGATGCTGGTGTCCTTTAGGCAAGAGGACAAATTGTCGGGCGAAATCCGCAAACAGCAATACTGGATGAAAGTGGGTACCCGTTGGCAAATTGTTCAAGAAGACACTTTCAAACTGTAA
- a CDS encoding L,D-transpeptidase Cds6 family protein produces MKRVTPQRRNRMQAKKTITSSISGKYKKSKYALLIALMGLAFAGAPGHADESDEVSKLIQSGQFEQAQARADAYLANRPNDAQMRFLKGLILTERNKTAEAITVFTKLTEDFPELPEPYNNLAVLYAGRGEYEKARESLEMAIRTHPSYATAHENLGDVYAKLASQSYDKALQLDGRNSTAQTKLSLVRNLIAGKPETVAVAAAPAAAPASKPAPAKTAPAAVPTPPVVAATPPAVEVAPSKPAPAEPAITASKPAEPKPNTIGMDSQVLAAVEAWAKAWTDQDMAGYLGAYSQDFETPGKMNRTNWEKMREQRIVGKETIRVVVENPLITITGNEAVVKFKQSYFSNRLNNVSTKTLTMKQEGGTWKITSERVGG; encoded by the coding sequence ATGAAACGGGTAACCCCGCAAAGGCGCAACCGAATGCAGGCTAAAAAAACAATCACGTCGTCAATCAGTGGCAAATACAAGAAAAGCAAATATGCTTTGCTGATTGCCCTCATGGGCTTGGCGTTTGCCGGAGCACCCGGCCATGCCGACGAATCAGATGAAGTTTCAAAACTTATTCAAAGCGGTCAATTTGAACAGGCACAGGCACGTGCAGACGCATACCTGGCCAACCGCCCGAACGACGCTCAAATGCGCTTCCTGAAGGGCCTGATTCTGACTGAACGCAACAAAACCGCAGAAGCCATTACTGTGTTCACCAAGCTGACCGAGGATTTTCCCGAGCTGCCTGAACCCTACAACAACCTGGCTGTGTTGTACGCGGGGCGCGGAGAATATGAAAAAGCCCGCGAGTCACTTGAAATGGCCATTCGCACTCACCCCAGCTATGCCACCGCCCATGAAAACCTGGGCGATGTGTACGCCAAGCTGGCCAGCCAGTCCTACGACAAAGCACTTCAACTGGACGGGCGCAATTCAACCGCGCAAACCAAATTGTCGCTGGTACGCAACCTGATTGCCGGCAAGCCCGAAACGGTGGCTGTGGCGGCAGCACCAGCAGCCGCACCAGCTAGCAAGCCAGCACCCGCCAAAACCGCACCCGCGGCAGTGCCCACCCCGCCGGTGGTTGCTGCTACGCCTCCCGCAGTTGAGGTGGCACCCAGCAAACCAGCCCCGGCAGAGCCTGCCATTACAGCCAGCAAACCTGCTGAACCAAAACCCAATACCATCGGTATGGACAGCCAGGTACTGGCGGCCGTTGAAGCTTGGGCCAAAGCATGGACTGATCAAGACATGGCCGGTTACCTAGGTGCCTACAGCCAAGACTTTGAAACACCAGGCAAAATGAACCGTACCAACTGGGAAAAAATGCGCGAACAACGCATTGTTGGCAAAGAAACCATTCGCGTGGTGGTTGAAAACCCGTTGATCACCATCACTGGCAATGAAGCCGTGGTGAAATTCAAGCAAAGCTATTTTTCCAACCGCCTGAACAATGTGTCCACCAAAACACTGACTATGAAACAGGAAGGCGGCACCTGGAAAATCACCAGCGAGAGGGTGGGCGGCTAA
- the cysS gene encoding cysteine--tRNA ligase has product MKSSLQIYNSILRKKQAFSPLDPQNVRMYVCGMTVYDFCHLGHARVMVVFDLLKRWLRASGYPVTYVRNITDIDDKIIRRAVENGESIRSLTDRFIAAMHEDADALGIERPDHEPRATEYVAEMQDMIHTLMNKRLAYRDDSGDVNFSVRAFPEYGRLSGKSLDELRAGERVGVSGSKNDPLDFVLWKSAKADEPADAKWDSDFGVGRPGWHIECSAMSCKLLGNTFDVHGGGADLQFPHHENEIAQSVGATGEGFAQYWMHNGFVRVETNGQSEKMSKSLNNFFTIRDILKVYDAEVVRFFILRAQYRSQLTYSEGHVQDAKAALGRLYTAVGDVQVADSIDWTLEFEARFAEAMNDDMNTPIAVSVLFEMANEVNRTADLALAARLKALAQVLGLLGRTAEAFQKAEVGDQAGALDEAEIQALIDARTQAKADRDFSKADAIRQQLLDMGVVLEDKRGGATEWRRA; this is encoded by the coding sequence ATGAAATCGTCTCTTCAAATTTACAATTCAATTCTAAGGAAAAAGCAGGCTTTTTCACCGCTTGATCCACAGAACGTTCGAATGTACGTGTGTGGCATGACAGTCTATGACTTCTGCCACTTGGGCCATGCCCGTGTCATGGTGGTTTTCGATCTGTTGAAGCGCTGGCTGCGTGCCTCCGGCTACCCGGTCACCTATGTACGCAATATCACCGACATTGATGACAAAATTATTCGCCGCGCTGTTGAGAACGGTGAAAGCATTCGTTCGTTGACGGATCGCTTCATTGCGGCCATGCATGAGGACGCGGATGCCTTGGGTATTGAACGCCCCGACCACGAGCCCCGTGCCACGGAGTACGTTGCAGAAATGCAGGACATGATCCACACCCTGATGAATAAAAGACTCGCGTACCGGGATGATTCCGGTGATGTGAACTTTTCGGTGCGTGCTTTTCCTGAATACGGCCGGCTATCGGGTAAAAGTCTGGATGAATTGCGGGCTGGTGAACGTGTGGGGGTTTCAGGCAGCAAGAACGACCCGCTGGACTTTGTTCTGTGGAAAAGCGCAAAGGCCGATGAGCCCGCAGATGCCAAATGGGATTCTGATTTCGGTGTTGGTCGCCCGGGTTGGCACATTGAGTGCTCAGCCATGAGTTGCAAGTTGTTGGGTAATACCTTTGATGTTCATGGCGGCGGTGCTGACTTGCAGTTTCCGCATCATGAAAACGAAATTGCCCAAAGCGTGGGAGCCACTGGCGAGGGTTTTGCCCAGTATTGGATGCACAACGGTTTTGTGCGCGTTGAAACCAACGGCCAATCCGAGAAAATGTCGAAATCGCTGAACAATTTCTTCACGATTCGGGACATTTTGAAGGTATACGATGCTGAAGTAGTGCGCTTCTTTATTTTGCGCGCGCAGTATCGCAGTCAGTTAACCTATTCAGAAGGGCATGTGCAAGACGCGAAAGCTGCCCTGGGTCGCCTGTACACCGCAGTAGGCGACGTTCAGGTAGCGGATTCGATTGATTGGACGCTGGAATTTGAAGCCCGTTTCGCTGAGGCGATGAATGATGACATGAACACACCGATTGCCGTGTCTGTGTTGTTTGAAATGGCCAATGAGGTGAACCGCACTGCCGACCTGGCTTTGGCTGCACGTCTGAAAGCTTTGGCACAGGTACTGGGTTTGTTGGGACGTACAGCCGAGGCTTTCCAGAAAGCCGAGGTGGGCGACCAGGCGGGTGCCTTGGACGAGGCTGAAATACAAGCTTTGATTGATGCCCGAACCCAGGCCAAGGCCGACCGGGATTTCTCAAAAGCGGATGCCATACGCCAGCAGTTGCTCGACATGGGCGTGGTATTGGAAGACAAACGGGGCGGGGCAACCGAATGGCGGCGAGCCTGA
- a CDS encoding DNA-3-methyladenine glycosylase family protein, whose translation MAASLRLNLDPHAPDYWQAACEALALQSPVWAELVARHSDRALRSRGAPYETMLRSLVGQQISVKAADAVWARVVEALNGQINSSVLLALSDDTLKATGLSRQKIAYARALSEFEQQGRLELTLLDGMDDEACTRHLCEIKGVGRWTAQMFLMFCLRRPDVWPVDDIGVQRGISRQFFEGEPIGPKEALQFGEKLKPWRTVAAWYLWRSLDPAVVDY comes from the coding sequence ATGGCGGCGAGCCTGAGGTTGAATCTAGATCCCCACGCGCCTGATTATTGGCAGGCGGCGTGTGAGGCCTTGGCTTTGCAAAGCCCGGTGTGGGCTGAATTGGTGGCTCGACATTCGGACCGGGCCTTGCGTTCGCGTGGCGCGCCTTATGAAACCATGCTGCGCTCGCTGGTGGGCCAACAAATTTCGGTCAAAGCAGCAGATGCGGTGTGGGCTCGAGTGGTCGAGGCGCTGAATGGGCAAATCAATAGCAGCGTATTGCTCGCTCTAAGTGATGACACTTTGAAGGCCACAGGCCTTTCACGCCAGAAAATAGCCTACGCACGTGCCTTGAGCGAATTTGAGCAGCAGGGACGTCTTGAGCTGACACTGCTGGATGGCATGGACGATGAGGCCTGCACGCGCCACCTGTGTGAAATCAAGGGAGTAGGGCGCTGGACGGCCCAAATGTTTTTGATGTTTTGTTTGCGCAGGCCCGATGTTTGGCCTGTGGATGACATTGGTGTGCAGCGCGGTATCTCGCGCCAATTCTTCGAAGGTGAACCCATCGGACCGAAAGAAGCACTACAATTCGGGGAAAAATTAAAACCTTGGCGGACAGTGGCAGCGTGGTATTTGTGGCGCAGCCTCGATCCAGCCGTGGTGGACTATTAA
- a CDS encoding acetyl-CoA carboxylase carboxyltransferase subunit alpha produces the protein MKQTFLDFEAPIAELKGKIEELRLVQDGSAVDLSEEIRRLEGKSDVLTKELYSKLTPWQVSQVARHPQRPYTLDYIAHAFTDFHELHGDRHFADDPSIVGGLARLDGESVMVIGHQKGRDVKERTLRNFGMPRPEGYRKALRLMKTAEKFGIPIVTLVDTPGAYPGIDAEERGQSEAIGRNLIEMAQIQVPIVSAIIGEGGSGGALALAVADHVIMMENATYSVISPEGCASILWRSAERASDAAEALGITAKRLRDLGLIQEIVKESFGGAHRDHAQTASNLKTAIKAALNMLVTYKPKTLLDARHDRLMSYGHFKVSK, from the coding sequence ATGAAGCAAACATTTCTGGATTTTGAAGCACCCATTGCCGAGTTAAAAGGCAAAATCGAGGAGCTGCGCCTGGTTCAAGACGGCTCAGCTGTTGATTTGTCAGAAGAAATTCGCCGCCTGGAAGGCAAAAGCGATGTGCTGACCAAGGAGTTGTACAGCAAGCTGACCCCCTGGCAGGTTTCGCAGGTGGCGCGTCACCCCCAGCGCCCCTACACCTTGGATTACATTGCCCACGCATTCACAGACTTTCACGAGTTGCATGGCGACAGGCATTTTGCAGACGACCCTTCGATTGTCGGTGGCTTGGCCCGCCTTGATGGTGAAAGCGTCATGGTGATTGGTCACCAAAAAGGCCGTGATGTGAAAGAGCGTACTTTGCGTAACTTCGGCATGCCTCGCCCGGAGGGCTATCGCAAAGCACTTCGCTTGATGAAAACGGCTGAGAAATTCGGTATTCCCATCGTAACCCTGGTGGATACCCCGGGGGCATACCCTGGTATTGATGCCGAGGAGCGTGGGCAGTCTGAGGCCATTGGCCGCAATTTGATTGAAATGGCACAAATTCAGGTGCCCATTGTGAGTGCAATTATTGGTGAGGGCGGTTCAGGTGGCGCTTTGGCTTTGGCTGTGGCTGATCACGTCATCATGATGGAAAATGCCACTTACTCTGTAATTTCCCCTGAAGGATGCGCGTCCATTTTGTGGCGCAGCGCTGAAAGGGCATCGGATGCTGCCGAGGCCTTGGGTATTACCGCCAAACGCCTGCGTGATCTTGGGCTGATTCAGGAAATCGTGAAGGAAAGCTTTGGTGGAGCGCACCGCGACCATGCGCAAACGGCCAGCAACTTGAAAACCGCAATCAAGGCTGCTTTGAATATGCTGGTCACTTACAAGCCCAAAACCTTGTTGGATGCTCGCCATGACCGGCTGATGAGTTACGGCCACTTCAAGGTGAGCAAATAA
- the tilS gene encoding tRNA lysidine(34) synthetase TilS, with protein MKQSLEAFLSDFKRQAPLPASFVVAYSGGVDSTVLLHALHAMGLPLHAVHVNHQIQPQANAWEEHCKNQCEHWGVPFTALRVDVEPGDLGLEGQARVVRYRAIFSWMKANQHTVLLCAHHQDDQLETVLLQLLRGSGLRGVGGMRAVGPVGVDRHLHPDLLLGRPLLDCSKASLLEYAHVNRLPHIEDPSNNDTTLRRNWIRHELLPNLEEHFPQSPKAFLQLAEFFRAHYSEEDSNTQANAPQVVCAAGSLQLIQWRALDDTAQLNTLRHWLLGHGVRCGKLKLIELARQLRVNKGGIREVKKGWQVKVSRQQAHLLHTEPEDKAIEPR; from the coding sequence TTGAAACAGTCGCTTGAAGCCTTTCTAAGCGACTTCAAGCGCCAAGCCCCGCTGCCAGCCAGTTTTGTAGTGGCTTATTCAGGCGGGGTCGATTCCACCGTGTTGCTTCATGCATTGCATGCAATGGGTTTGCCACTGCACGCGGTTCACGTGAATCATCAAATCCAGCCACAGGCCAATGCCTGGGAAGAGCACTGCAAAAATCAGTGCGAACACTGGGGTGTGCCTTTTACTGCGTTGCGGGTTGATGTGGAACCCGGCGATTTGGGCCTTGAAGGCCAGGCCCGCGTGGTGCGATACCGTGCCATTTTTAGCTGGATGAAGGCCAATCAACACACTGTGTTGCTGTGCGCCCACCACCAGGACGATCAACTGGAAACTGTACTGCTGCAATTGCTGCGCGGTTCGGGCCTGAGAGGAGTGGGTGGGATGCGCGCTGTGGGCCCTGTGGGTGTGGATCGCCATCTGCATCCTGACTTGCTGTTGGGTCGCCCTTTGCTCGATTGCAGCAAAGCCAGCCTGCTGGAGTACGCACATGTAAATCGCCTGCCGCACATCGAAGACCCCAGCAACAATGACACTACACTGCGCCGCAACTGGATACGCCACGAACTCTTGCCCAACCTGGAAGAACACTTTCCCCAAAGCCCGAAGGCTTTTTTGCAACTGGCTGAATTTTTTCGGGCACACTATTCGGAAGAAGATTCAAACACGCAAGCCAATGCGCCCCAGGTGGTTTGCGCAGCAGGCAGCTTGCAACTGATTCAGTGGCGAGCACTGGACGACACAGCCCAGCTCAATACACTTCGACACTGGTTGCTGGGCCATGGCGTGCGTTGTGGCAAACTGAAATTGATTGAGCTGGCTCGCCAATTGCGCGTTAATAAAGGTGGAATTCGCGAGGTAAAAAAAGGCTGGCAGGTGAAAGTAAGCCGACAACAGGCCCATTTGCTGCACACTGAACCAGAGGACAAAGCGATTGAACCACGATGA
- a CDS encoding 3'-5' exonuclease: MNHDELSNNELNKSIGNIDPETVARWLESSGNYKVLRSIQMRDTFAGQINSPVKVLVVDTETTGLDFATCEVIEVGAVLIEVDQDTGAIGAVLGTYGGLEEPKVPITPENSAIHGITNDMVKGQRFDEAALKTLCDEAALFVAHNAAFDKPFMLRRFPWLEKSIWACTFRELPWTQENYSGRKLEYLLSDCGYFHGAHRAVEDCNALVHVLAQPLKTSQRMPFQVLFDSANESIYQIAALKAPFEKKDFLKSKGFRWNADDRVWEFEAVGFSEGKEVIEWLREQVYCTTGKIMLGFRIQAGVDRYSGTALKQQFKEV, translated from the coding sequence TTGAACCACGATGAATTGAGCAACAATGAATTGAACAAAAGCATTGGCAACATTGACCCGGAGACGGTGGCCCGTTGGCTGGAAAGCAGTGGGAACTACAAGGTGTTGCGCAGCATTCAAATGCGTGACACTTTTGCTGGGCAAATCAACAGCCCAGTTAAGGTGCTAGTGGTCGACACTGAAACCACCGGTCTTGATTTTGCAACATGCGAAGTGATTGAAGTGGGTGCGGTGCTGATTGAGGTGGACCAGGACACCGGGGCAATAGGTGCGGTGTTGGGTACTTATGGTGGGCTTGAAGAACCCAAGGTGCCCATTACACCCGAGAATTCAGCCATTCACGGTATTACCAACGACATGGTCAAGGGTCAGCGGTTCGATGAAGCTGCTTTGAAGACCCTGTGCGATGAGGCCGCTTTGTTCGTGGCGCACAACGCAGCATTTGACAAGCCTTTTATGCTTCGCCGTTTTCCGTGGCTTGAAAAATCGATCTGGGCCTGCACGTTTCGGGAACTGCCATGGACCCAGGAAAATTATTCAGGACGCAAACTGGAATATTTGTTGTCGGATTGCGGTTACTTCCACGGCGCCCACCGTGCAGTGGAGGATTGTAATGCACTGGTCCATGTGTTGGCTCAACCCTTGAAAACATCCCAGCGCATGCCGTTTCAAGTGCTGTTTGACAGTGCCAATGAATCGATTTATCAAATTGCTGCGTTGAAAGCACCATTTGAGAAAAAAGATTTTTTAAAGTCCAAGGGTTTTCGCTGGAATGCGGATGACCGCGTTTGGGAATTCGAGGCAGTGGGTTTTTCAGAAGGCAAAGAAGTTATCGAATGGCTGCGGGAGCAGGTGTACTGCACCACCGGAAAAATCATGCTGGGCTTTCGCATTCAGGCTGGGGTTGATCGTTACTCCGGCACTGCGCTGAAGCAACAGTTCAAAGAGGTATAA